The Episyrphus balteatus chromosome 4, idEpiBalt1.1, whole genome shotgun sequence genome includes a window with the following:
- the LOC129919949 gene encoding uncharacterized protein LOC129919949: MAGYMKIIFVTALIVACSAEPQRFRNSRFNRFSARQEEAPQENAPPAKAPYPAAGFKPDVPFELPTETTTASIPTESTTVQQLDSTYGPPTTTEIPTTTYSPTTEIAETDTEVPVVVLEDEDDDTESVISVAVSYDNPDAPEEQQRLVFGQRIQPLNNDRRAPLKLRAALAEPIYLEDGSFVYSAPL; the protein is encoded by the coding sequence atggcaggatacatgaaaataattttcgtAACAGCCTTAATTGTTGCCTGTTCTGCAGAGCCTCAACGATTCAGGAATTCAAGATTCAATCGTTTTTCGGCCCGACAAGAGGAAGCTCCACAAGAAAATGCACCTCCTGCTAAGGCACCATATCCTGCAGCTGGATTTAAGCCGGATGTACCATTTGAATTGCCAACTGAAACTACAACTGCTTCAATTCCAACTGAGTCAACTACCGTTCAACAATTAGATAGCACTTATGGACCACCAACTACTACTGAAATTCCTACAACAACTTACTCACCTACAACCGAAATAGCTGAAACTGATACCGAAGTTCCTGTTGTAGTTTTAGAAGATGAAGACGATGATACAGAATCAGTGATTTCAGTTGCTGTCTCTTACGATAATCCTGATGCTCCTGAGGAACAACAACGTCTTGTGTTCGGACAAAGAATTCAACCATTGAACAATGATAGGAGAGCACCATTGAAATTGCGAGCAGCTTTGGCAGAACCAATTTATCTCGAAGATGGATCATTTGTTTATTCTGCACCTTTGTAG
- the LOC129919390 gene encoding putative histone-lysine N-methyltransferase 1, producing the protein MDQQAAAAAAAAVAAVAAAQNNNGNNININNNVLIPRVLELNPLKYIERLSTFDGKTQDLPIFISNVDDIIPTLLTYNDQGQRMCINLLKSKFIGRARQTIEIHSHLTQWADIKAILIQNFGGFKNSYQLYDDLRAAQFKGDVLKYYNYIQRTLSLLNQKCLQQNNQLDVPRNNETALKIFKEKLPVHMRTILYSLKPSSMEAALHELSEAGFVTHNSDSKPQSKNESPKNDSNFRKNSNNRNNNHNYNNKNNQRQNNNYQRTYENKQYPQQVEPMDIDPSSSQVRRINKTNYINKNTEHTEANFRDSASEIHFPILRATKSLLREQDSPKEYTKWRTKPMTIRTAGNSITVNKDVIIPKNKFALSVRTDCEFQVHTFNEEYNGIIGNNILIPNDGEINYRNRTLKLNGIFIPFFFSENEEKEYESSINYFNDIKPVDSILNNTIIKDLRIDHLNKEEKQKLFKAIKECDGAFYKKGDDLTFTNHVKHNIPTEDNSPIYTRIYRYPEIHKKEVDRQIKEMLESKIIRHSTSPYNAPIWVVPKKEDHAGNKEWRIVIDYRKLNNKTKEDKYPIPNMNSILDKLGHAVYFTTLDLTKGFYQIEVEPKDREKTAFSTLSGHYEFIRMPFGLKNAPATFQRLMNEPTRAYGFTP; encoded by the exons ATGGATCaacaagcagcagcagcagcagcagcagcagtagcagcagtagcagcagcaCAAAACAACAATGGTaacaatattaatattaataacaatGTTTTAATTCCAAGAGTCTTAGAACTCAATCCTTTAAAGTACATAGAAAGATTATCTACTTTTGACGGTAAGACACAGGACTTACCTATTTTTATAAGTAACGTAGATGACATAATTCCAACATTACTGACATACAACGATCAAGGACAAAGAATgtgtattaatttattaaagtcCAAATTCATTGGTCGAGCTAGGCAAACTATTGAGATTCATTCTCACCTCACTCAATGGGCCGATATAAAGGCTATCCTAATTCAAAATTTCGGGGGATTCAAAAACAGTTATCAACTGTATGATGACCTCAGAGCAGCACAGTTCAAAGGTGATGTGCTTAAGTATTATAATTATATACAAAGAACTTTATCtttgttaaatcaaaaatgtttacagCAAAATAACCAGTTAGACGTTCCTAGAAATAACGAAACagccttaaaaatttttaaagaaaaacttcctGTTCATATGAGAACAATTTTATATTCCCTAAAGCCTTCCAGTATGGAAGCAGCACTCCACGAATTATCAGAAGCAGGTTTTGTAACTCATAATTCTGATTCAAAACCCCAATCCAAAAATGAAAGTCCTAAAAATGATAGTAATTTTAGGAAAAATTCTaataacagaaataataaccataattacaataataaaaataaccaaagACAAAATAACAATTATCAAAGAACTTACGAAAATAAACAATATCCTCAACAAGTTGAACCAATGGATATAGATCCAAGTTCATCACAAGTAAGAAGAATTAACAAAAcgaattatattaataaaaacactGAACATACAGAAGCAAATTTTCGGGATTCAGCCTCGGAAATTCACTTCCCTATATTAA GAGCAACTAAAAGTCTTTTGCGTGAACAAGATTCACCAAAGGAATATACAAAATGGCGTACTAAGCCTATGACAATACGAACCGCAGGAAATTCAATAACTGTAAATAAAGACGTAataataccaaaaaataaatttgcactATCAGTGAGAACTGATTGTGAATTCCAAGTACATACCTTCAATGAAGAGTACAAcggaataataggaaataatatCCTGATCCCAAACGATGGGGAGATTAATTACAGGAATAGGACATTAAAATTGAACGGCATATTCATTCCATTTTTCTTCAGCGAAAATGAAGAGAAAGAATATGAAAGCtcaatcaattattttaatgatattaAACCTGTAGATTCCATATTAAATAATACAATAATTAAAGATCTGCGAATAGATCATTTAAATAaagaggaaaaacaaaaattattcaaagcAATAAAAGAATGTGATGGAGCATTCTATAAAAAAGGTGATGATTTGACATTTACTAATCATGTAAAACATAACATCCCTACGGAGGATAACTCTCCAATTTACACAAGGATATACAGATATCCTGAAATCCACAAAAAGGAAGTGGATAGgcaaataaaagaaatgctcgaatcaaaaataattcggCATTCAACTTCGCCTTATAACGCCCCAATCTGGGTCGTACCTAAAAAAGAAGACCACGCTGGAAATAAGGAGTGGCGTATAGTCATTGactatagaaaattaaataataaaacaaaagaagataAATATCCCATTCCAAACATGAACTCAATATTAGATAAATTAGGACATGCAGTATATTTCACTACATTAGATCTAACAAAAGGTTTCTATCAAATAGAAGTAGAACCTAAAGACAGAGAAAAAACAGCATTTAGTACTTTATCGGGACACTATGAGTTTATTAGGATGCCATTCGGTTTAAAGAATGCACCCGCAACCTTTCAGAGACTTATGAATGAG CCTACAAGAGCATATGGATTCACtccataa